One window from the genome of Streptomyces sp. NBC_00287 encodes:
- a CDS encoding 3-oxoacyl-ACP reductase, translating into MATPPSGVPLEGLTAIVTGAGRGLGRAEALELARLGAAVVVNDYGQPGRDGSGESSAGPAEDTAAEIRAAGGHALAHTGDVSDFQQAARLVQLAIEEFGKLDILVNNAGILRDRMVFSMTEDEWDSVIRVHLKGHFNTTRFAAAHWRERSKADGGPVYGRIVNTSSEAFLAGSAGQPNYAAAKGGIVGLTTSTALALAKYGVTANAICPRARTRMTEDVFSKPAEEGLDPLAPEHVAPLVGYLASPAAARINGQLLVVHGGMVAVVERPRVRAQFDSKQDTFSYDELDAVLTPHYADRPPGETFAAAEVLGLKRA; encoded by the coding sequence ATGGCCACCCCGCCGTCGGGCGTTCCGCTGGAAGGGCTGACCGCGATCGTCACCGGCGCGGGCAGAGGCCTCGGCCGCGCCGAGGCCCTGGAGCTGGCCCGGCTCGGCGCTGCCGTCGTCGTCAACGACTACGGACAGCCCGGCCGGGACGGCTCCGGCGAGTCCTCCGCCGGACCCGCCGAAGACACGGCCGCCGAGATCCGCGCGGCGGGCGGACACGCCCTCGCGCACACCGGGGACGTCTCCGACTTCCAACAGGCCGCCCGACTCGTCCAGTTGGCGATCGAGGAGTTCGGCAAGCTGGACATCCTCGTCAACAACGCGGGCATCCTGCGCGACCGTATGGTCTTCTCCATGACCGAGGACGAGTGGGACTCGGTGATCCGCGTCCACCTCAAGGGGCACTTCAACACCACCCGGTTCGCGGCCGCGCACTGGCGCGAGCGGTCCAAGGCGGACGGCGGGCCGGTGTACGGGCGGATCGTGAACACCTCCTCGGAGGCGTTCCTCGCCGGATCCGCCGGACAGCCCAACTACGCGGCCGCCAAGGGCGGAATCGTCGGCCTGACCACCTCCACGGCCCTCGCCCTCGCCAAGTACGGCGTGACGGCCAACGCCATCTGCCCGCGCGCCCGCACCCGGATGACCGAGGACGTGTTCAGCAAGCCCGCGGAAGAGGGCCTCGACCCGCTCGCCCCCGAGCATGTCGCCCCGCTCGTCGGCTACTTGGCCTCGCCCGCCGCCGCGCGGATCAACGGCCAGCTCCTCGTCGTGCACGGCGGCATGGTCGCGGTCGTCGAACGGCCGCGGGTCCGGGCGCAGTTCGACAGCAAGCAGGACACCTTCAGCTACGACGAGCTGGACGCCGTACTCACTC